In Erigeron canadensis isolate Cc75 chromosome 8, C_canadensis_v1, whole genome shotgun sequence, the DNA window AAACGATGAAACATTGAAACCACATATTGAATTCCTTTCACTCCATCGAAATTAAAGTGCTTAAAAAGTTAAgtaattttttgagttttttggtCATGATTTCTTTTGTTGAGAGGTGCAACAATGCAACCATTATCTTCCTTTATTCTTCCAATTAAAGCTCCCTAAAGTTGAAatcctttttcttttacaaattaTTGGACATTTATTATCCAACCTAACTTCttacttctttcttttcttttctttttctttctttttctattcTTCAAATGCAAAccttcatattcatatattataatttgttGACGTTTTAGATAATTTGAGGTGTAATTATGTTTATCATCAATAATTTTACTAAGATTTGTAGTTCActatgaattattttttttttaacaacagtggtgattggactcagcggcagACCTCTTTATCGTCCGGTAAAGATCAACCatgtcaccagcacagtcaatccgagggcatgactggcggtggaattctcactaccgttctggaggaaactagttgaatgctagagaaaacccccatgccccacctcattggcaaggactttccaatatgtctttcaaaggttttgaacaTATGACCAACATATGACTGAAAGACATAAGAGACATTAAATGTGTAGTTGGGCTAAATTCCAAGGACTCTTCATTAAGAATTTATTACTTTTGTTTGGCAAATAGGCAAATGATATAAGTCAAATGTAGTAGATCGATTTGATTAATTTGATATGAGTTGATATTTTTGCTGATTCATCGAAAAAGATTGATAATAAGTGTATTCTAACTTGGCCAAATAGTGGTATAAAATACTTTTAGTTCTGTTTTACTAGTCAATATTAAGAGATTTAAAATACGTTGTTTTAAGCGAGTCTACGTTACAAAGTTCATCATAAGACTTTTTATGAAGAAGTAAAACTTCTTGCCAGTAGACGatttgttaaaataaatgtaCTTTATGTTTTTAGCCATTTAAAAGAAATGGTTGttcttgatattttttttatagtttcttCGTAAAAGCTTTTTTCTCCAAAGCAATATATGCACGACATTAGAATACCCCTAGTATGGTAGTAAACATTACTATTACTAATATTCTTATTGTTTATCatggtgtatatataataatattagtaaCGATCATGGTTATGAATAGTAGATCGAGGAACTCGTACCCATGATATTATGTTTTGCaaatgaaaatcatatatgGTTTTATTAGTAACTAAGGATTGTTTAAATATCTCAAATACTTCAGCAAATTACATTATGAGATTCAAAAGCTTGAATTTATACCAAACCTCTGAAAGCACAATAATCACGTGAGCTGAGGGATCAAAAGCTCGAGCTCCATTCATAACTATTTCAAATTTTAACTTTAAGGGTTTGGGCTCGGGATCAAACGCAATAGCAGCTATCCGATAGAAACCCGAGCTCAAATTATTCGAtaaaagctcgagctcgagttATTTGAAGAAAAGCTTGACTTGGTTGCAATCCTATCCGAAACCTGCGACCGATCACCATTAATCTTGATGGATGAGGATCCTTTAAAATCGCTTTCAACTTTTTTATCAAAGTTGAAagcatcttgacctttggattgaaatcaagaGTCAAGATTAAAAGATCTttgaattttaacttttgatttttaattcaaGGATTAGGATCATcaactttactaataaagttataaataacttaAAGATCCTCATCCGATCTTAGACATAAGTCCGCATGGAtatattcattcatatataatatatacacttCTTTTTAAATGTATCAATTGTTCAAGTATCATGACTTAGACAAAATAAAGTATGAAGTGttgtgaaaagaaaaaggctGAGAATTAGATTAGTCAACCATATGAAGTGCATGCTTTCAGTAATTGATTACCCATGCAAAAGTGATTAATGCCAACCAAGGAGAAAAGGACAAGTCTATAATTGTTAAAGTTTGATAATTACACTCTACTCATTCATAATCATCATAATGTTTTGACTTTCTCCCTGGAATCATCTCCATGTCTCACTTTCCATTTGCCTTTCTTAAGTGGgattcttttcttcttttgccTTTATGCTACTAAACTCCATTAAGTACAATCCCCATCAAAAGCATACCAAACactatttttatttaacattaaacatatattacattAACACCTATCTCAGAACAGTTACCAAAAGGTAGCCTAGTGGTCagatatttaatttgtttacaaaatatTTCAGGTTTGAACCTTGCTAGACAATATACATAACTGAATCTAATattatcatataaacataattatCATAAGATCATGCATAGGTAAGAGCAACTTATCTTTCCCAGAAAGACTATGTGTTAGAACCACATCAAGAGGGCTAGAAAAGGATGAACAAAAAAGCTGCAAAAAACTCACGATAACCGCGACAATAGTCCCTCCTAGAAAACGAGATAAACAAGTACATGAAAATATAACGGAGGAGAGATCTTCAAGCGCACTTGCGTCTGGACCTGAGTCTTCCAGCGATACTATTCTCTATTGGGACAGTAGTACCACGTTTTTTTCGTGACCCTGGCTTGGTTTCTGGAGTCACTACGATGGTTTTAGTTTCGTCATCTGTTCCGTTGACTTTAAACTCAACATTTGACAACTCTAAATGGACTTCAGATTCGTTAACCATGTTCTTGTTTTCAGTTTTACATACATCAATTCTGGAGTCACTACGATGGTTTCTGAGTCTTCCAGCAATACTATTCTCTCTGGGGACTGTAGTACCACGTTTTTTTCGTGACCCTGGCTTGGTTTCTAGAGTCACTACGATGGTTTTAGCTTCGGCATCTGTTCCGTTGACTTTAGACTCAACATTTGACAACTCTAAATGGACTTTAGATTCGTTAACCATGTTCTTGCTTTCAGTTTCACATACATCAATTCGAGCCCCAAAACTCCTGTTTTCTGATTCATTAGCATCATCATCTGTGTCATTGACTTTAGATTCAACATTTGTCAGCTCCACACGGACTTCAGATTCATTGACCTTGTTCTTGTTCTCAGTTTCACATACATCATTTCCTGCTCCAAGATTCTTGtttttggattcttgatcacatacTAGTTTGATATTGTTGCAGAAAGGTTCATCTGATTGCATTTCAGAAGGCTTTTCATCCTTAATGGCTTTATCTGTTACAACACCATCTTCAGACTCGACCGCTGCCTCTGGATTCTTGTGTTTTGACTCCTcgatgttttcattttttgcAACATCATCTTTAGACTCTACCTCTTCACTTGAAAAGGACAGTGACCTTTTAGCAGTAACTGGTGTTTTAGACTCCTCTTTCTTCTCTGAATTTGGGTCTGATCGACGGGTTTGAATGAGATAATGGGCAACTGACTTGTACCCCAGACTTGAAATCTAGTAAAAAGCCAAAATAAATAGgatttacaaattaattatgtttttc includes these proteins:
- the LOC122579832 gene encoding uncharacterized protein DDB_G0288805-like, with the translated sequence MVTMNTNKNISITAADMNNSNNNNNVLNSSSSSDYEKCREERIKENLERMQKFGIFDLSLKLKSIKPNNANRKKNFNNNNNKPFLSNQNNNGSISSTPLPSSGPTRRSSRLQNTPAVSYTEAVVPKKGNEGYDILMMENSRPEVYTEEHEKLLGEAKMEWTLFVDGYGKDGKKIYDPVRGKTCHQCRQKTLGHRTHCIQCNLVQGQFCGDCLYMRYGENVLEAMQNPDWICPVCRGICNCSLCRQAKGWAPTGIMYRKISSLGYKSVAHYLIQTRRSDPNSEKKEESKTPVTAKRSLSFSSEEVESKDDVAKNENIEESKHKNPEAAVESEDGVVTDKAIKDEKPSEMQSDEPFCNNIKLVCDQESKNKNLGAGNDVCETENKNKVNESEVRVELTNVESKVNDTDDDANESENRSFGARIDVCETESKNMVNESKVHLELSNVESKVNGTDAEAKTIVVTLETKPGSRKKRGTTVPRENSIAGRLRNHRSDSRIDVCKTENKNMVNESEVHLELSNVEFKVNGTDDETKTIVVTPETKPGSRKKRGTTVPIENSIAGRLRSRRKCA